The DNA sequence CTTATAAAATTTATCCGGCACAAAACTGCCTATATTGTTTCCCTGTTTTACTTTGTAGTTTGCTATTGTGTCTCCTCCTAGCAGAGGGCCGTAAAGGTTTGAGAATATAATAGTGTTTGATTTTGCCAGCTCCTTTGCTTCACTTTTAAGTGAATCAAAATCAAGATACTCATAAGCTACGCCGTCATATCGCTCGATCGCGGACATAAGGCCAGAGTTGAAGATATCGCAGATATATGGCTCGCAGTCGCTGAATTTTTTAAAACCAAAGAGCTCTTTTATGGCTTCTGCATCAGCGCTGTTAACAATCTTGTTATATTCATTCAATATCTCTTCTCTGGCACTATTTGAACCGAGCAGTTCATTTTTTGACTCATTACCTCCGGTTTTTTTGCTCTCAGCAGGTGAAAATAGTATTTTTAACATCTAAAAGGGACCTTTGCAATATAGATAAACTAGAAAAATATGAGAAAATAATAGCCAATTTTACCTAAAGAGTGAGAT is a window from the Sulfurimonas crateris genome containing:
- a CDS encoding YaaA family protein — encoded protein: MLKILFSPAESKKTGGNESKNELLGSNSAREEILNEYNKIVNSADAEAIKELFGFKKFSDCEPYICDIFNSGLMSAIERYDGVAYEYLDFDSLKSEAKELAKSNTIIFSNLYGPLLGGDTIANYKVKQGNNIGSFVPDKFYKDRFSYQLDLYLANCEILDLRAGYYDKFYEVKKPYTTLKFLKGGKTVSHWAKAYRGLVLRAVAQNGINSREEFMALEIDGLSVEEIKVIKNKTEIVYNITHL